The region CTGTTTATAGTGAAAATGCTTATGAGGTTGATAAAGATATTTATAACTTAGGTCTTCCTGTTCTTGGCATCTGTTATGGTATGCAAAGAATAGCTGTAGATTTTGGTGGAAGTGTTGTACGTTCTGATCATCATGAGTATGGAAAAGCTGAGCTTCACATTATAGACGCAGGAGAAAAATGTTCACCTCTTTTAAAAGAGTGTGATGATAATGCAATAGTTTGGATGAGTCACTCTGATAAAGTTGATGTTCTTCCAGAAGGTTTTACTCCTATTGCAACGAGTGCAAACTCTCCATATGCAGCAATAGCAAATGAAGAAAAAAATGTTTATGCAATGCAGTATCACCCAGAAGTTCAGCATTCTGAAGAAGGTTACTTGATGCTTAGAAACTTTGCAAAAAATATTTGTGGAGTAACTGAGAAATGGAAAATGGAGCACTTCTTAAAAGAGCAGATTAAAATAATCCGCGAAAAAGTAGGAGATGGCAAAGTTCTTTGTGGACTTAGTGGTGGAGTTGATAGCTCTGTTGTTGCTGCTATGCTTTATGAAGCTATTGGTGATCAACTAATTCCTGTGTTTGTAGATAATGGTCTTTTAAGAAAAGGGGAGCGTGAGCAAGTTGAACAAGTTTTCAAAGTTAACTTGAAAACGCCTCTTATCACTGTAGATGCTGTTGATAATTTTTTAGGAAAACTTGCTGGTGTTTCAGATCCAGAGCAAAAAAGAAAAATTATTGGGCATACTTTTATAGAAGAGTTTGAAAAAGAGGCTAAAAAACATGATGGCATCAAGTTCTTAGCTCAAGGTACTCTTTATCCTGATGTTATTGAGTCTATCTCGGTAAATGGTCCATCTGAGGTTATTAAGTCTCATCATAATGTTGGTGGTCTTCCTGATTGGATGGATTTTGAACTTATAGAGCCTTTACGTGAACTTTTTAAAGATGAAGTTAGAAAGATTGGACTTGAGCTTGGTCTTCCTGAGTCTATGATAAATCGTCATCCATTTCCTGGGCCAGGTTTAGCTATTAGAATTATGGGCGATGTAAATGTAGCTGATTTAACACTTTTGCGTGAAGCGGATGTAATTCTTTTAGATGAGCTAAAAGCTAGCGGATATTATGCTAAAACTTGGCAAGCATTTGCAGTTCTTTTAAATGTTAAATCTGTTGGAGTGATGGGGGATAATCGTACTTATGACAACACTGTGTGCGTAAGAGTTGTTGAAGCAGTTGATGGAATGACAGCAACTTTTGCTCATCTTCCACATGATTTATTAGAGAGAATTTCTCGTCGTATTATCAATGAAGTTGATGGAATTAACCGTGTAGTTTATGATATCAGTTCTAAGCCTCCGGCAACTATAGAGTGGGAATAACTCCCTCTCAGATGCCAAGACAAATCTATCTTTTTGCCACTTCAAAACATCCAGATGCCATAAGTGTTCAATCCCTTCAAGTAAGGCTTTTAAAACCACAAATTGATTTTAGTATATATGATTATCTTATAATAACTTCAAAACAAACGATAAAAGCACTTGAGCAATATGATTTCAATGATTTTATAAATATACCAGCGCTTTGTGTATCTGAAAAAACAGCTAAGGCTTATAAAGATTTTGGTGGTATTGTTTTAGAAGTTGGTGATGGTTATGGTGATAATCTTGTTAAAAATATAAAAGAAAAATCTAAAAATATAAAATGGTTATATCCAAGAGCAGAAGTTATTGCATCTGATTTTGTTCAAAGAAGTAAAAACGAGGGATACAATATAGACGAAGAGATTCTTTATGTGAGTGAATGTGCCAAAGAGGGATTGGAAGTAGATATTAAAAAAAATTCTATATTAATATTTACCTCTCCATCATCAATAGAGTGCTTTTTAAAAACTCATACAATAGATGCAACTAATAAAATAGTTGTTATAGGAACAACCACGGCTAAGGCGTTGCCAAGTGATTTAAAATATGAAATATCAAAAAATACATCTATAGAAAGTTGTATGGAAATGGCTCTATCTTTACAAGAATAAAAGTTTTAAAATAACTCTATAAAAAATGCTTGTTTATTAAATAAAATCAAGAAATCTTAGAGTATAATATGTTCATAGTCTGAGTAGTTCGACATATCGTAAATATGAGGGTTCTACATTTTCAATTTGTGAACTAGTAGGGTTTTCGTGTGCCGGTGTTATCGTTTGAGATATGTTAACTCTGTCGAGATAATGTCGCCGTTAGAGGACGCTCTCTTCACCCAAATTCGGCTTTTAGAACCAAGCCAAGTGCGAGACGGCTACTTGGGCTATTACTGTTGTGTAGGAAGGGAAGTGAAGCTACCTTATCTGATAATTGCTAAGTTTTCTTCTGCAGAATACTAACGCACAGCAAGATTTAACTTTTAACTTTTACTTTTATACATTAGGAAAACAATCAATGAAAATATTAATTTTAGGTGCTGGCGGTAGAGAGTATTCTATAGCTAGAGCAATTTTAAATGAAGAAGAAAAACACGAACTATTTTTTATGCCAGGTAATGGTGCTACTAATAATTTAGGTACAAATTTAGATATTAAAGATTATGATAAATTAGCAGATTTTGCAAAACAAAATAATATAGAACTAACAATAGTAGGTCCTGAAGCACCACTTGTAGATGGTGTAGTGGATAAATTTAAGGCAAAAGATTTAACAATTTTTGGACCAAGTAAAGAAGCTGCACAGCTTGAGGGTTCAAAAGTATATATGAAAAACTTTCTAGCAAAGTATAACATTCCTACAGCACGTTTTATTGAAACATCTTCTATTGAAGATGCATTTAAATTTACAGATACTCTTAAAGCTCCTATAGTAGTGAAAGCTGATGGACTTTGTGGTGGTAAGGGTGTAATAATTGCTCAGAATCACGATGAAGCAAAAATAGCTATTTCAGAGATGCTAAGTGGAAAAAGTTTTGGAGATGCTGGTCTTAAAGTTATTGTTGAAGAGTTTCTTGATGGCTATGAACTTTCTATGTTTGCTGTTTGCGATGGAGACGATTATATCTTGCTTCCAGCGGCACAAGATCATAAGAGACTTTTGAACAATGATGAGGGTCCAAATACAGGTGGAATGGGTGCTTATGCTCCAACACCATTGGTTGATGAAGCTCTTTATCAAAAAGTTAAAGATAGAATAATTCGTCCCACTTTAGATGGAATGAAAGAAGAAAATGCACCTTTTGAGGGAGTTCTTTTTATAGGAATTATGGTTGTAAATGGTGAACCTATAACATTAGAGTTTAATGTTCGTTTTGGAGATCCTGAGTGTGAGATTCTTATGCCACTTATGACTTCAAGTGTGAGCGATATGTTTTTAAAAGCATCTACAAATAGACTTAGTGAGATAAAAGTTGAATTTTCTTCACAATATGCTGTAGGCATAGTAATGGCAAGTGAAAATTATCCTTATGGAAGTTCAACTCCTGCTGAGATTATTGTTGATGATGTTCATCATGAAGAGATACAAAAATATACGCATATCTCTTATGCAGGTGTGAGTATGCAAGATGGTGTACTTTATGCAGATGGCGGAAGAGTTTTAGTTTGTGTAGGTTTGGGCGATACAATTAAACAAGCAAGAGATAGAGCCTATCTAAGATGTGGTCAAGTTCATTTTGCCGGTAAAAAGCTAAGAACTGATATTGCTTATCAAGCTTTATAGGAATTATTGAGTTGAACGAAGAGATAGAAAATATACTTCATCGTGAAGGTATAGTATTGGCAAGTAATAAAAAAAGGGCTATGGCATTTTTTATAGATGAGATGCTACTCTCTTTTTTACTTGTTATTGCTTTATGGGATTCGTTTGCTAGCGCTGTAACGATGGAAGAGATGATAAATATAACTAATACATTTGTTTTAGAATTTATGCTTATGAAGATTATTTATCAAGCTTTTTTTATTATGCAGTATGGTGCTTCTCTTGGAAAAATAATTATGAAAATAAGAGTTATTGAGATAAAAACTATTCAAACTCCAAATGTAATAGTAGCTTTAAATAGAGCTATTTTTCGTGTTATTTCAGAGCTTGTTTTATATCTTGGATTTTTATGGGGTTTACTTAATCCACAAAGACAAACTTGGCATGATTTGACAGCTAAAACTCTGGTTGTAGATGCTTAAACTACTAACCATTCTTTTAATCTTTACATCACTTTTATATGCATCTGATAAGGTCGAGATATATGCGACTGCTATGAATTCAAAAGATGATATTGTTGAGGCATCTGGAGAGGTAACTGTAGTATATAAAGATTATTATTTAAGCGCTAAAGAGGCTATATATGATAGAAAAAGTGGTGAGTTAGAACTTTTTAAAAATATTAGAGCTACACAGGGCAATAAGTATAAACTTTTAGGGGATTATGCAAAGTTAAATATAGCAAAAAAAGAGCGTATGTTTAAGCCATTTTTTATGCTTGAAAAAAGTTCAAAAGTTTGGATTAGTGCAGATGAAGGATGTGCTGCTGATAAAGATTTTGAGATAGATTCAGGTGTACTTAGTGGATGTAATCCAAATGATCCGCTTTGGAAAATCCACTTCTCTTCTTCTACTTATAACTCTGATGATATGTGGTTAAATATATATAATGCAAGAATTTTTATATATGATATTCCTGTTTTTTATACGCCATATATTGGACATTCTTTAGACACAAGAAGAAGAACAGGTCTTTTAGTTCCAGCTTTTGGAACATCAGAAGTTGAGGGTTTTTACTATGAACAACCAATTTATATAGCAGAACAAGATTGGTGGGATTTGGAACTTAAACCTCAAATCAGAACAAATCGTGGTAGTGGTGGATATTCTAAATTTAGATTTGTTGATTCTAAAGTTTCCAAAGGTGAGTTAACAACAGGTTATTTTAAAGAGCAAGACTCTTATGCTCAATCTAATAATTTAGCACACGATACTCATTATGGTTATAACTTTTTGTATGATAATAGTGATGTTATTAATCAATGGTTTGGTTTAAATTTAAGTGGACAATCTGGTTTATATGCTGATGTAAATAGCATGAATGATGTTGATTATATAAACTTATCTACAAATGACACTACTTCAAACGCAACTTCTACACAAGTATTATCGAGAGTAAATCTTTTTTACAATA is a window of uncultured Sulfurimonas sp. DNA encoding:
- the guaA gene encoding glutamine-hydrolyzing GMP synthase codes for the protein MTNVSIIVLDFGSQYTQLIARRLREDKIYCEILPYHTSVEDIKIKNPKGIILSGGPSSVYSENAYEVDKDIYNLGLPVLGICYGMQRIAVDFGGSVVRSDHHEYGKAELHIIDAGEKCSPLLKECDDNAIVWMSHSDKVDVLPEGFTPIATSANSPYAAIANEEKNVYAMQYHPEVQHSEEGYLMLRNFAKNICGVTEKWKMEHFLKEQIKIIREKVGDGKVLCGLSGGVDSSVVAAMLYEAIGDQLIPVFVDNGLLRKGEREQVEQVFKVNLKTPLITVDAVDNFLGKLAGVSDPEQKRKIIGHTFIEEFEKEAKKHDGIKFLAQGTLYPDVIESISVNGPSEVIKSHHNVGGLPDWMDFELIEPLRELFKDEVRKIGLELGLPESMINRHPFPGPGLAIRIMGDVNVADLTLLREADVILLDELKASGYYAKTWQAFAVLLNVKSVGVMGDNRTYDNTVCVRVVEAVDGMTATFAHLPHDLLERISRRIINEVDGINRVVYDISSKPPATIEWE
- a CDS encoding uroporphyrinogen-III synthase, whose protein sequence is MPRQIYLFATSKHPDAISVQSLQVRLLKPQIDFSIYDYLIITSKQTIKALEQYDFNDFINIPALCVSEKTAKAYKDFGGIVLEVGDGYGDNLVKNIKEKSKNIKWLYPRAEVIASDFVQRSKNEGYNIDEEILYVSECAKEGLEVDIKKNSILIFTSPSSIECFLKTHTIDATNKIVVIGTTTAKALPSDLKYEISKNTSIESCMEMALSLQE
- the purD gene encoding phosphoribosylamine--glycine ligase — translated: MKILILGAGGREYSIARAILNEEEKHELFFMPGNGATNNLGTNLDIKDYDKLADFAKQNNIELTIVGPEAPLVDGVVDKFKAKDLTIFGPSKEAAQLEGSKVYMKNFLAKYNIPTARFIETSSIEDAFKFTDTLKAPIVVKADGLCGGKGVIIAQNHDEAKIAISEMLSGKSFGDAGLKVIVEEFLDGYELSMFAVCDGDDYILLPAAQDHKRLLNNDEGPNTGGMGAYAPTPLVDEALYQKVKDRIIRPTLDGMKEENAPFEGVLFIGIMVVNGEPITLEFNVRFGDPECEILMPLMTSSVSDMFLKASTNRLSEIKVEFSSQYAVGIVMASENYPYGSSTPAEIIVDDVHHEEIQKYTHISYAGVSMQDGVLYADGGRVLVCVGLGDTIKQARDRAYLRCGQVHFAGKKLRTDIAYQAL
- a CDS encoding RDD family protein, which gives rise to MNEEIENILHREGIVLASNKKRAMAFFIDEMLLSFLLVIALWDSFASAVTMEEMINITNTFVLEFMLMKIIYQAFFIMQYGASLGKIIMKIRVIEIKTIQTPNVIVALNRAIFRVISELVLYLGFLWGLLNPQRQTWHDLTAKTLVVDA